TCGAACGGGTCGACCTCGCCCCGCTGCGGGCCCTGATCGGCGCGGACAGCGCCGTCCTGCGCGACGACCTGCTGGGCCTGGGCCTGCCCGCGCTGAGGGCCGGATCCGCCTTCCTGGGCGAGCACGGCGACGCGGCCCCGGCGCGGGTCCAGCTGGCTGTGGCCGCGTTGGCGGCCCACGCCGCCGCCCACCCCGGCGGGCTGGTCGGCGGGCACTACTCCTACGTCTCCCACCTGGAGGACTTCTTCGTCCACGACGACCGGGACGGACGGCTCCGGCAGACCTTCGAGGGCAACTGGCAGGCCGTGCGCGAGCGGGTGACCGCCATGGTCGGCCGGATCGCCGAGGGCGGGGCCGACGGCTGGGAGCAGGATTGGGCCGCCTGGTCCGGAGCCGCCTGGGACCTCACCCGGAGCCGCCTGGACGCCGGGGCGCACCTCTCCGGCGACGCGGACGAGTACCGCCGCCGGGCCGCCGCCACCGGGGACTTGGACACGCTGGTGCGCTGGGACCGGGACCGCCGCACCCGGTACAGCGACTTCCACCGGCTGCTGACACGCTCCGATCCGGAGGGGACCATGTGGACCCGCCCCGACTATCTGGTCTACCGGGCCTGCACCAACGCGCTGTACCGGCTCTTCGCGGTCTGCGACCTGCTGCCGCGCGAGCGGTACCTGGCCGGCTACCTGGTCGTTCAGGCCGTGCCGGTGCTCACCGGGCACGACTGGCGCACCGAGATGACCGCGGCCGTGGACGCCATGGAGCGGGCCTCGTGACGACCCCCGCGACCGACCACGGCGCAGCTGCCACGTCGGCCACGTCGGCCACGTCGGCCACGTCGGCCACGTCGGCCATGTCGGCCATGTCGGCCACGGAGCCCGACGCGGTGGCCGCGTTGGCGGGCTGGCAGCTGCGGCCCGGGATCGCCGTCACTCCCTTGGTCGAGGGCATCCACCTGCGGGGCCGACGCTCCAGGGTCACGCTGGAGGGCAGCCGGGCGCTGCCCCGGCTGTGGCGAATGCTGGAGACGTCGCTGCGCACCGGTGACCACGCGGCGCTGCTGGGCGAGGCCCCGGCCGGCTCCCCGCTGCGCAAGGCGCTCGGCACCGTCGTCGACCAGTTGCACGCCCATGACCTGTTGGTCGAGCGGACGGCTGCGGCGGCGGACGGCCCTGTCGCCCGCTGGCTGCAGGCGACCGCCGACCATCCGGTCCCGGCAGCGGCGGCCATCGCCTCCGCGCGCCCGGAGGTGCAGGCCGCCGACGCCCGAAGCGCGCTGGCGCAGGCCGCCGGACGGGCGCTGGAGCGCTGCGGCTCGGCGCCCACGTACGTTGCCGGGAACGGCGTCGCCCCCGGTCGGATCGTCCTGGTCGCCCCGGCCGGGGGTGCGGCCGAGAGTGTCGCAGCGGGCCGGGAGCGCCGGTTGGCCGTTGCCGCCGGGCTGTCCGGCGGTACCGCGTTCGTCACCGCGCCCGGCAGTCCGGAGCAGGTGCGCGCGGACGCGGCGGCGCTGTCGGCCCGGCTCGGCCTGGTGCCGGACGCGGACCCGGCCCCAGCTGCTCCGGGCGCGCTGACGGCGCTGGTCGCCGGGGCCGCCGTCCAGCGGCTGCTCTGCGCCGTCGCCGGGCTGGCCGACCCGGCGGACGAGGGCGACGACCATCGGATCCTGCCGCACCGGCCGACCGTCCTGGTGGCCACCGACCGCCCCTCGCAGGCGGGTTACCACCCCTGGCTCGGTCCCGACCTGCTGGACCCGGATCGGGCGGCGGTGTCGGCCCCGCCCGACACCCTGGCCGAGGCGCTACGGCGGACGGCTGCTCTGGGCGACGAACTGGTCGGGGTGCTCGCCCTGCCGAAGCCGGGGGCGCTGCCCCAGCTGCCGGCAGCACTGGCGGCCTGCCCGGTGCCGGGTGGCGTCCTGGTCGCCGGCGCGGCACGGCTCGACCTGGCCCGACTCGACGCCGTCTGCCGGGCGGCCGAACTACGGCTGGCCGCAGAAGGGTTGAGTCCGGACGCGGCTCCGGGCGGCAGCCCCGGGATCGCGGTCGGCGTGGACGCCGGCCATGCCTGGGGACGTGCCCTGCGGCGGTCTGCCGGACTG
The Streptacidiphilus albus JL83 genome window above contains:
- a CDS encoding lantibiotic dehydratase C-terminal domain-containing protein yields the protein MTETNDQETIVAEPATALTTSGPGAATDPGAATDPGDAAARDVVAYYHHPIKGSLLRDAVLPLAEGCTAQGLRVHVERHWLHGPHLRLRLRGPAGQVVEAAEQGAAELRRWVDRHPSVSDLGTGELLTQAAEAGRVELIPPPYEPVVPDNTVCVERVDLAPLRALIGADSAVLRDDLLGLGLPALRAGSAFLGEHGDAAPARVQLAVAALAAHAAAHPGGLVGGHYSYVSHLEDFFVHDDRDGRLRQTFEGNWQAVRERVTAMVGRIAEGGADGWEQDWAAWSGAAWDLTRSRLDAGAHLSGDADEYRRRAAATGDLDTLVRWDRDRRTRYSDFHRLLTRSDPEGTMWTRPDYLVYRACTNALYRLFAVCDLLPRERYLAGYLVVQAVPVLTGHDWRTEMTAAVDAMERAS